The DNA region GGCAGTGGCCAACTCGCGGCGGGGCTTGATGAGCTCCTCAATGGCACTGGCGCGCTCGAGGCGGGTGTGGGGCAGCTCTCGGCGGGTGCTGGCCAACTCTCTTCGGGGGCCGACCAGCTCGCGGGTGGCGCGAATTCACTCGCTGAGGGGCTTCGGGGCTACGCGGGGGGCGTGCACGAGCTCGCTGACGGGACGCGGGACGCCGCCGCTGGATCGCAGCAGCTCGCGGGCGGGGTTGGTGCTTACGTCGAGAGCGTCAACGGCGTGCTCGTGCCGCTTCTGGGCGGGCTGACCGATGTCAGGCCACAAATCATCGAGCTGCGAGACGCCATCGCATCTGGCCAACTTCCCGTGCCGCCCGAACAGCAGGGCATGCTGCTCGGCCTCATCGATCAGGTGCTTGGAGCCCCTGAGCTCTTACAGGCTGCGATCGCTGGCGGCAACACGCTCGCCGATGGCGCGGCGCAGTCTGCAGCGGGCCTCGGTGAACTCGCCGAGGGGGCCTCGGGTCTCGCGGCCGGCGCCGACGAGCTCGCCGCCGGTGCCGGTGAACTCGCCTCTGGGGTTGGCGGCATCGCCTCGGGCGCCCGTGAACTCTCGAGCGGCACCGGGCAGCTTGCCGCGCAGGTTCCCGAACTCACCGAGGGTGTGAGCCAGCTTGCCGAGGGAGCGGGCGAGCTCGCGGGTGGCACCGAGCAGGCAGCCAAGGGCACACGCGACCTCGCTGAAGGGCTGGCCGAGGCGGTCAGCGAGATTCCGCGGTACAGCGAGAGCGAGCGGGACCGGCTTGCAGAGATCGCCGTGAACCCCGTGTCGGGCGGCGATGATGACGCGAAGCTCTTCGCCGGTTCCGGCGCCCCGCTGTTCCTCGCGATCGCGCTCTGGGCTGGCGGGCTCGCCGCGTTCATGGTGTTGCAACCGCTCTGGTCACGCACTCGCGAGGCGGCGCTCAGCGAGGCAACGATCACCCTGCGTTCGGCGGGTTCGGGCATGCTGCTCGGGGCCATTCAGGGAGTGCTCGCGGCACTCTTCGTTGCGCTGCTGCTCAAGGAGCCCGCCTCGCACGTGCTCGCCTACGCGATCACTGGTGTGCTCGTTGGCGTTGCCTTCGGCCTTGTAAACCAGGGGCTCGTCGCGCTTTTCCGCGGGTACGGCCGCTTCGTCTCGTTCGTTGTGCTCGTCGTCGGCTTCGTGGCTGGCATCGTTTCGACGGCCCCCGGGGTGCTCGCGTCAATCACCTCGTTCACGCCGGTGGGAACCGCGATCGAGGCGCTGCAGCGCATCAC from Leucobacter sp. UCMA 4100 includes:
- a CDS encoding YhgE/Pip family protein, with product MTGYSNTEVRGSRELWGMSMTRALGFMLVPLVIAGLFIWGLWDPTTRMNHVTAAVVNNDEPVEVDGQLTPLGRVLAAELIGATESENFEWQLTDDEGAEKGLESGKYVTVVTIPENFSRAATSLSKGPDEALQATLDIHTSERAKLLDAALSAAVTQTATEVLNTQLGEAFVGNVFVGFTKLGEGLDDASDGAGKLADGADQLAEGSGQLAAGLDELLNGTGALEAGVGQLSAGAGQLSSGADQLAGGANSLAEGLRGYAGGVHELADGTRDAAAGSQQLAGGVGAYVESVNGVLVPLLGGLTDVRPQIIELRDAIASGQLPVPPEQQGMLLGLIDQVLGAPELLQAAIAGGNTLADGAAQSAAGLGELAEGASGLAAGADELAAGAGELASGVGGIASGARELSSGTGQLAAQVPELTEGVSQLAEGAGELAGGTEQAAKGTRDLAEGLAEAVSEIPRYSESERDRLAEIAVNPVSGGDDDAKLFAGSGAPLFLAIALWAGGLAAFMVLQPLWSRTREAALSEATITLRSAGSGMLLGAIQGVLAALFVALLLKEPASHVLAYAITGVLVGVAFGLVNQGLVALFRGYGRFVSFVVLVVGFVAGIVSTAPGVLASITSFTPVGTAIEALQRITESGAPGGGNILMLLVWGGLGLLAIGAAVHRERKPA